The stretch of DNA aactATTGACAGGCCAAAGTCGAGAAGACACATGGAAAACAGATAAAGTTCTATGCAGCTTTGTTGGGTTACCTGGGTGCCTTGCTGCTGTGAGATTTTTGTCATTCCTGTACAAGGGTGCACAGCTCTGAGGGATGGATCCACACCCAGCTTGAAGCCCTGACAATGGGGAGCCCTAGAAACTTCTGCTAAATCCTGGGATACAGTGTGTCAGTGAACGGTGTCCATAGGCACTAACTCATCCTCAAAGTCTGAATCTTTCTAGATCAGGAGTATTTGGTAAAAAGCTCAGAATATGGTAAAGTTATCTTCTTTCTCTAAATGGCTTTTAAAGGCTAGAAATGGCaccaggattttctttctttcctcaacctttactttttttttttcttttaaaacaaatgttgatACTgcctttattcataattgccaaacgCTGGAAAACTGTCCAAATGTCTTCcaacagttgaatggataaacaagctgTGGTACAGcccacaatggaataccacttaGCAGTTAAAAGGCACAAATCACTGATACACAGCAACTGGGATGAATCTCAGATGcgttatgctgagtgaaagtcAACCTCCACTTTTTGAAATTGTGGCACAAACAGACACGTAATCTTTTTCGAGTGGTTGttgcttgtgttttgtttttgtttcataaaaataAGATTCTGTGATCCAGTGTCATTTCATATCTCCACCTAGAAATGTCCATCTGTGCTTTTACATAAAAGATTTAGCTGAATATGCATGATAAATGTTAAAACTCTGGTGGGagtaaagcaatttaaaattgaGAGAGATGGACAGAATATTAAATAAGTAATTGTAAAGTGAATCTCAGAAAATCAGTGAAAGTAATTAGCTCTTCTGTGGGACTGCATATAGGAATttcacaccccccccccccaaaaaaaaaattccccaactGTTTAACTTAAAAACACCATTTTGATTTTACTTTAGGCCCCCTCTGTTCTTTACTGAATATCATTTAAACTATATTCTATACTCACTGGCCAAGGCTGTAGATCATTCAgtcctttttctaatttctcaaTATCTGGAAACTTGGTGGCTCCATCAGCATCTGCCATAAGGATCTTTTTACCTCGAGAACTGAATACACCCTGTATGTcaacatttcaattaaaagaaagttgcttaaaatcaaagttaaatttgctgacatagcaATTTGTTCTGCTTTACTTAAAATATCCAAGAAAGAAATATTAGGTATGACATGGCAGGAGGTCAAAGTTCCCTGAAAACAATTGATAAGATCATTCCAGAAATATCCAGTGTCtacttcatgattttaaaaactttgtgAGGTCATACTACTAATACCTTGGAAAATACCGAGATGAGAAAATAGATTTGGATAAAGATATGCTGCACCagtaagaataaaaatgtaaaataccttCTATAAATATTATATCTGTATTATGTAAGTACAGTGACACGTAACAGGGACCAGGGCCTCCTTAAAGGAGTATATGGAGAAGATATTTGTGGAGAGATTGAACAAATATAATAGAGACAGCTTTGCTGTGGAATGCATCATAACATGACAGAGCCTTGGTATTTTTTACTATGGgatctaaaatgtttaaaattaattgttCAATAAAGAAATGTAGAATGCCACTAAAATTTAGGGAGTGTGGATATATTCAAACATTACTTTAGGCATCTGACACTTAGCAAACTTATGCCACTCAATTGTGAACTGATCAATCTTTGGGCAGAATATGGCCCTACCAGTGCATACTTCACACAGAAACTATGCATCAACTCTTAATTTCACAGTGCATTTGAATGAACACATTGTTTCTTAAGTATAAATATACTGTCACTTAACAGTGTGCCTATAAATaagacacacatatacaaatcTCGGGGGCTTCCTCAGTAGCTCAACTGGCAAagaaccgcctgcaatgcaggagatcccagtttgatccctgggttgggaagatccccgggaggagggcatggcaacccactccagtattcttgcctgaagaattccatggacagaggaggctggtgggctacaatccatgggatcgcaaagagctggaacacaactgagtaactaagcacagcacagcacatacaaatCTAGACAGAAATTGGATCATCTATTCTACACGATTAAGCCACTTATTAGTAAATGTGATGTCTTTTTATCATACTCATTAGAATATGGgtgaaaaagcagaaataaaaagttGTATTTAACATCTGAACATCATATATTAAGTTTTCGAAAAGAGAAACATTACAAGGTACAAAATCTGTAGCTATACATTTgcgattaaaaaataataataataaaggagtaACTCAGTGATACACGATAAGGGGGTTTCTTGAATGTGGGTGACCCTCCTGATTCTACCACTGAGGGCCTCCACCTCACTGCTAGATCAAGATGAATACTTCTTTCCGAATCACCCAGCACATTATAGCTATGgcatgatattttctttttattatgatcacattatatatacatatatgtaagaaGTTATTATTAAAAGCAATTTACCAGCCTTATTTGAAAGGCTGGTATTGAACCACCAAGTTGCAGAATATACATGTGCTGTAATCGACAAAAGAGGCTATTCAAAATACCTTCatatttcagataaaaatgttgaaattagGTTATTACCATCCTAATCGCTCCGCCCTTTCCACGGTTCTTCACCAGCGTTATCACTCGCACTTTGTCACTTCCGTATTTCTGGCAGTATTTAAAAGCTACCTGTCAAATTACATAAAAGtcagaattaaaacaaatttgaatTCCAAGACAGTAACAGAAACTGGGTTTCTGATTTTGGCTTAAACACTTGATATTCTAGTTGCTGCCTCTTTGTGACCGGGTGACACCCACAGCGGGTTCTGGTGGCCTAGAGAAGCTGCTGAATTCCTGGGGCCAAGATCCGAGCCTAACTGCTGAGGTCACAGCTCCCTTTCCTGCAGAGGAGACACCAGAGCAGGCAGTGgctgtctcttttttcttgactCCTCTGCCTAAGCTACAGAgcttctagaaaaaataaaaataaaagccacgTGCTCCTTGACTGTTACACATTTGTGACTGGGTTCCCAGAACTGCTTAAAGACCTGTTTACTTGTCAGCAGCCAAACTTACCTTTGAAGTCTGGTCTTTGCTGCCATCGTCAACTATTATCACCTCGTAAGTGAAGGTGGGATCTTGTTTctgcaaaaagcaaaaataaaataccaccATTTGGCATGGCCGACATCAAGAATTCTAATCAAGTTGTAAGAAAGCTAAAAAAACAACTAgtgtttttttttactgtttatgtgtataaatatgaatataaatttaaGTGTACAAAGCACACTTACAGAATGTAACTGTACAAAGTGTATAACATGTAAAAAGGCCAAGGCAACAGGCTGAGCACAGAGGCCAGGGCCTTGACAGCCTGAGAATGGCCGGCACCACCTCTCATTGCGGATCCAGTCTGGGGTTCACAGCTTGGTGACCTGTTCTAGTATTAATTAGATATCAGAGAAAACATGATACCTGTCTGTCTTCCAGATAACCCAGAGCTTCATCCATCATTACAggcactttaagaaaaaaaaaaaatatatatatatatatatacacacacatatataaattgcttttaaaaatcactttatcCCAGCACACAGCTTATGTATCAAAGAAGCCTGGCTAACTAAGCCCTCCCGGGCTGTCCCCCCAGAGGCTATTTCAATCTGGAACGTCTGTCTTCTGCTCCTCTCTTGCTCATCACGTCTCTTCAACACTTCAGCCTCAGACTGGATGCTCCTTTCTCGTCTAATCCACACTCATCCTTTCTCGTCTAATCCACAACCACCAACCGTGCACACTCTCTACATCCCACAAGTATCAAGGCTCTGGCCAAGTCCagattttcaatttccttttcttcccaaacTACCCCCTTACCAGAAGAATCAAGGAGGGCTTACACCGTTTTTCTTCATTGTATGAAGGCACGACCACAGAAAGCTGTTTGGTAGGTGAGTCCTGAATGCTGGGTAAGGCTTCCCTCTGGCCCCTGGCATTTAAGAAGAACTTCTCTTCTTCATGTCGATGAAGCTGTGGCATCTCTGTAGCAGTTATAAATGCAACAAAGGAAATCTAAAAGCAGATATGTTTATAAGAGATTGCATTGTGGTGACCTTTTAAAACACGTGTTATGTAGAATAGGGGATTGCCTGGTGGTTtggatggtaaaggatctgcctgcaatgcacgagacctgagtttgatccctggtcaagaagatcccctggaggagggcatggcaacccattccagtatccctgcctagagaattccacggacagaggagcctggtgggccacagtcgatggggtcgcaaagagtcggacacgactgagagactaacagtgACATTAGAATATATCGTTTACATGATGCTTCCCCCAGGAGgtgaaatatttactgtttttagTCCATTAACAATGGTCTGGAGGTGACTTCAAAACTCCAACCCTTCACCTCTTCTTGTAAACTGATTACTGTTGTCCTTTCTTCCCTTACTAAGCCCAGGAGGCGCTCTGTGTCCTGTCATGCCCCAGGCTTCTGTCATCTCAGATCTAAGAAGGAACAGTCACTACGGAAGTGACACCTACCCCGAGATGCCCTGAAACCCAACCCCTTGCCCTACTCCCCCCAGAGCCTCTGTGACAAAGGACACATTGCAGGGAGAGCCTGTGGGTGAGGGCAAACCTCTCACTCAGGACCAGGCTGATTCAGGGTTGCAAGGAAAGCGTCTGCCAGCCCCAGAATAAGGACAAAAAAGCTGAAGAATATATATTCATCCCAGATTTCAGTTCAGAACACAGAGTTTTTTGGAGTCAAGTATCAAATTTGGAGCCTGTAAGGCACTATGAACTGCTAACATTATATAGCCCTCTTCCAGATTCACTAGGGAGCTGGCTTTGGAAATAACCATTCTTTGCAGCACTGTTTCTACTCATATACTTTCTGCTTTCAAAACAATCAACCTACCAACTTTTGGAATGCAACTCATTTGTAATTCAATGACCATTTATAACATCCCACTGGAAACATACTGAAATTGAATGTGCTTCTGGTTAGCATGAGTATGAAGGCAGTGTGCCGCCTAGTGGTTAAAGAGTTCCTGCTCTGTACTCCAAGCGCCCAGATTGTGGTTACTAAAATCAATTTCCTACTACAAGTAACCAGTGCTCCTAAGAGAAATGGCTGATCAAGTGGAATAGCAGTCAGGCTAGGAAGCTACAAACATAATGACAAAGTAGCCAACTTGACAGGGAAGAATTGAAGCTTCAAAAAGAATAACTAGCGCAGTGTATCAAAACACAGGAAAAACTTTATATCATGGGTTCCTAAtgatactgaaaataaaaaattaattaatcacCTTTGTAAGAAGCCAGGGAACCatctcattattttgaaaacttgcCTTTtatctttaccttttaaaatatgaaaggtaTTTTAGGATAACTGAATAGCTGAGGGTgagtttttttcattataaaattctaGGTAACACGTGAAGGAACGATACAATTATAATATTCTACTCTGCAACCCCCAATGAAACAGTGGATTTAGGCAGTGATCATCAATGGCTGCTAAAACCATTAGGTTAATGACAAACTTAATGATTGGTGGATCAAGCTAGTAACTCCTGAAGCTGTGAATCCCACTAGACACCAAGAAAATCAGACATCACATGCTTCCTGATACGACACAAAAGGAGTGATCAGCACCATTCACACACTTCTCTTGATTCAAACACAAATATGCGTTTCATCAAATTGCAGCTGTAACCAGCAGTTCACAGGAAATTCAGGGGACAGAGCAAAATGTTAAAAGTCACCTAAGGGATGCAGTTAGTAAAATCCAGATTGTGAGAAATTCGACAGAACAAATGACTGTTtatgaaagacaagaaaaaaaaaaaagagagaaattgttAAAGAGACTTGAGATAAACTGATGTAGTGCTAAGTGTGTGTGGATACTGAATGAAACAAAccagttatacaaatacaaacCAGTTATACTAATACAAAGGCATTTGAACCAACAGTGTATTTTAAATCACTTAACAACATTAAACTTAAAACTGCGATAACCTTATTGTGATTATGTTTTTAGAAGGGGGTCCTAACTTCAGAGAAAAATGCTTAACATTTACAGATAAAATGTTATGTcttggatttgcttcaaaattaaCTCAGAAAAGAAGTGGGTAAAGAGACAGTGCAAAGATTATATATGAAACAAGACTGATGTGCTGTGTAATGATTCCCTACTCTGGCATCTAAAAAAATGAAGTTCCACTAGTTGGGTGACATTTGCCTCCATGAGTCCATGTTTCCAACGTCAGCTTCCTCACCAGTCAAGGGAAACTAATGATAACATTTCTGTCAGATGTTGTTTAAAAGATCAAAAGAGATAATACAATATCCAACATATTGgaagtattcaataaatggaaGCTCTTATAACCACTTTGAGCTACTAGGATCAAAAACTTCTAGTACAACCTCTTGAAGTGCACATATAACAGGGTCAACACAAGACAGATTCAACCTAGGATTCTGTCACACTCTGCCCCaccaaaaacctgaaaaaaaccaacaaatcTCCATATACGACTAAGGGAAAATAGACCTCTTAACTCACGCAGACACAAACACTAAACATGTCAGGATACATTGCTTGTTCTCTACCTAAACTACCTCTAAGCTGTAAATTCTGAGAAGCTGGCCCAGTGGCCTCCCTGGCAATGCTACTACCTAGGCTGCTAATCTCAACGTCAAGGAAGCGGAAATCTCTCCCTTTACTAACTAGATGGCGGGCCCATTCCAAATTATATGGGAGAAAAGTTCACTTGGCAAATTTTCTACTGCTTATGGATCAGGAAGTGTTACAACGTTTCTGTGTTTCCACAGTAGTGGCAAAAGAAAATCTGAGTTTGAATACCATTGTACTGTTTCGTGCAGATGCAGTAAACTTAGGGTGCTGAATTCTGGGACATAACGACCCCCAACCATACGGTAACACCAAGCCTTGACCAGCTTGGTCTTCCTGATCCGCTGATTTATCTACTCTGCTAATAACTGGCTTTGGTCAGTCCTGTCACCACTTTTCTATTTGCTTAACTATACCAGGAAAGAGAGTGTCTAGAAAGCACACACTTTCTGGGGGGCTCAGGACCTCCCCAGGCAGGGCCAGAACTGCAGACCGGGAGGGAATCTTGGAGAGGTCAGGGCTGAGAGGGCGGATGGGCAGAAGGTCCGGGAACCAGGGGACTAAGAGAAGACAGGGTGGGCATGTCCCAGTGAACGCAAGTGCCAGGTTCTGGGCACGCAGGGAGAAGGagctccaaaataaaaataaagaacggAAGGAAAGGGGGTGTGAAATTCTGGGGTCTAGGCTTGGGGAAACGTGGTGCAAGAACATGTCAAAGAGCGGACAGCTCGGAGGGGAGGATGCCTGGCGGCCGCGCCTCCAGGAACGCAGTGAGCCCAGGCCCGCGTGTGTCCCCATCCCCTCTCCTCACCAGAATCAGGGCCGCGGCGGCCAGCGCCGCGCCGAGCACCGCCAGCTGCAGCAAGAGCGGAGCCATCCTCCATGCCGGGCCGCCAGCCGCCCTATCCCGCGCCTACACACACGCGGAAGTGCGGCCGCGCAGCCCCGCCTCCTGCCCGCAGAGAGGCAACGCCAGCTGCGCGCCCGCCGCCCACAGCGTCACCTCGCGGCCAGACCCGGTCACGCCCGGGGACCCGCGCTGCCCACAGCGCCACCGCGTGACGGGACGAATGACTATGTTGTGTGCGAGCGCCTCTGTTCAAACCCAGTAGCGTTGTCAGAATCAGCAAGGAGGAATAAACGGATGTCCACTTAAATTGAATTTCAGATAGCAACGGATCGGTTTTTAACagcattattaaaatataacacaCACTCAAAGTTCACCCATTTAAGAGCCTTTTGTTATATTAACTTTGAAAAACTGATAAAacaaaatttcccattttaaccAGTTTATGTGTCTACTACAGGGACATTGATTGCATTCACAGCTTCCTGCAGCCATCACTACTGTATATTTCTAAAACTTTCCCAGTTCTCCCCCAGCTTCTGGTAACAACTAGTAACATGAACAATTTTGCGTGTACTCTTTGTTCACCTGACATTCAAATTGAATCGGATGCCCTGCGTTTTATCGGCAACCCTTTCTAGGAAGGAGGTGGAGTGGAGGTTTTGAGCCACGACACAGGCCACAACGAAAGTTGTTTCTTTGGAGCCCACTCTTGGCAACTGCGTAATGTAACCTGACGTGGATAACGAGcgcatagaatttttaaattttcggTGCTCGAGCAGGAGGCTTTTACCTGGAAGAAGGCAAGCCCAGGGCTCAGCCTaaggaggagggggaaaggaCGCTGAAACATTGGAATAATGCTCCACGCTCAACACTTGATTCTTTGCTATAAGGTCGGTTTTCTCTGAAACTCTTGAATggtggggttccctggtggttcagcgataaagaatccgccttcagtgcagaagacacaggagacatgggttccacccctggtttgggaagattctcccactccactattcttgcctggagaattccaaggacagaagaggctggtgggttacagtccatcaggtcgcgaAAAGTCTGATTCTACAGAAGAGACAAAGCACGCACGCTTGAACTATCAAACTGTTTCTAAACAAACACTCGTAACTTCCGTAAAAGCCGATTCGCCAAAAAACGTCAAGGTCAAGAAAACCTAAAGGGGCATCTGGCTAGGGGGTTGTCGAACCTAAGCCATGCGGGAAACCGTTCTCACTTCTTCTACCTCTACTCTGGCCCATACAACCCTGCCTTCTAGATATCAGGTAGCAGAATCAATGTTGAAAGTGCTGAAGCGAAAAAGCAGCGCGGGCCGGAGCAGCGGTGATACGCAGGCGCAGACGCGGCGCATGCGCAGATCCGCGGGCGGAAGATGGCGGCTGGGTTCAAGTGAGTGCGGTAGGCTGGCGGGCGCGAGTTTGTAGCCTACCGGTCGGTGGCTACTCTACCCTTGGGATTTTCTCATCGGGAGGCCACCCCACCGGGTTCCCATTTGTTTCCACCGCAGAAGCAGACGTTGGGCTGGAGAACTGAACGTCTCCCTTCCTGAAGGGAAAGGGCGCATCTTCTCCCCACTGAGGCGGGCGATAGGAAGGACTGTGCTGAGCCGGTACCCGGTGCGAGCGCTAGGCTTGGTGTGTGGTGGACTTTGCTGCCCAGGAGacacttgttcagttcagtttagttcagtcgttcggtcgtgtccgactctttgcgatcccatgaatcgcagcacgccaggcctccctgtccatcaccaactcccggagttcactgagactcacgtccatcgagtcagtgatgccatccagccatctcatcctctgtcgtccccttctcctcctgcccccaatccctcctagcatcagagtcttttccaatgagtcaactcttcgcatgaggtggccaaagtactggagtttcagctttagcatcattccttccaaagaaatcccagggctgatctccttcagaatggactggttggatctccttgcagtccaagggagtctcaagagtcttctccaacaccacagttcaaaagcatcaattcttcggctctcag from Bubalus bubalis isolate 160015118507 breed Murrah chromosome 13, NDDB_SH_1, whole genome shotgun sequence encodes:
- the ALG5 gene encoding dolichyl-phosphate beta-glucosyltransferase isoform X2, whose translation is MFQRPFPLLLRLSPGLAFFQISFVAFITATEMPQLHRHEEEKFFLNARGQREALPSIQDSPTKQLSVVVPSYNEEKRLPVMMDEALGYLEDRQKQDPTFTYEVIIVDDGSKDQTSKVAFKYCQKYGSDKVRVITLVKNRGKGGAIRMGVFSSRGKKILMADADGATKFPDIEKLEKGLNDLQPWPDQMAIACGSRAHLEKESIAQRSYFRTLLMYGFHFLVWFLCVKGIRDTQCGFKLLTREAASRTFSSLHIERWAFDVELLYIAQFFKIPITEIAVNWTEIEGSKLVPFWSWLQMGKDLLFIRLRYLTGAWRLEQTRKVN
- the ALG5 gene encoding dolichyl-phosphate beta-glucosyltransferase isoform X1, whose translation is MAPLLLQLAVLGAALAAAALILISFVAFITATEMPQLHRHEEEKFFLNARGQREALPSIQDSPTKQLSVVVPSYNEEKRLPVMMDEALGYLEDRQKQDPTFTYEVIIVDDGSKDQTSKVAFKYCQKYGSDKVRVITLVKNRGKGGAIRMGVFSSRGKKILMADADGATKFPDIEKLEKGLNDLQPWPDQMAIACGSRAHLEKESIAQRSYFRTLLMYGFHFLVWFLCVKGIRDTQCGFKLLTREAASRTFSSLHIERWAFDVELLYIAQFFKIPITEIAVNWTEIEGSKLVPFWSWLQMGKDLLFIRLRYLTGAWRLEQTRKVN
- the ALG5 gene encoding dolichyl-phosphate beta-glucosyltransferase isoform X3 → MAPLLLQLAVLGAALAAAALILISFVAFITATEMPQLHRHEEEKFFLNARGQREALPSIQDSPTKQLSVVVPSYNEEKRLPVMMDEALGYLEDRQKQDPTFTYEVIIVDDGSKDQTSKVAFKYCQKYGSDKVRVITLVKNRGKGGAIRMDQMAIACGSRAHLEKESIAQRSYFRTLLMYGFHFLVWFLCVKGIRDTQCGFKLLTREAASRTFSSLHIERWAFDVELLYIAQFFKIPITEIAVNWTEIEGSKLVPFWSWLQMGKDLLFIRLRYLTGAWRLEQTRKVN